From a region of the Sporosarcina ureilytica genome:
- a CDS encoding NUDIX hydrolase: MKRKRKVLAYITRGEEPNWELLVFEHKHHGEAGLQVPGGTIENDELIIDALYREIEEETGIPRDHLELKGKVNKTNYFPKNKKTVYERNIFHLTYIGKSLDAWEHRVEGNGKDKDLIFCLRFVPIKQLPDLAANQDQAIPLLI, from the coding sequence ATGAAAAGAAAAAGAAAGGTACTCGCCTATATTACGCGAGGAGAAGAACCAAATTGGGAACTTTTAGTATTTGAACATAAACATCATGGAGAGGCAGGATTACAAGTGCCTGGTGGAACAATTGAAAACGACGAACTTATTATTGATGCGCTTTACCGAGAAATTGAAGAAGAAACAGGAATTCCAAGGGACCATCTCGAATTGAAAGGCAAAGTGAATAAAACAAATTACTTCCCAAAAAACAAAAAAACAGTTTATGAAAGAAATATATTTCATTTAACTTATATTGGTAAATCATTAGACGCGTGGGAGCATCGGGTAGAAGGGAACGGAAAGGACAAAGATTTGATCTTTTGCCTACGTTTTGTACCGATTAAGCAACTCCCGGATCTTGCGGCAAACCAAGACCAAGCGATTCCACTCTTAATTTAA
- the rlmD gene encoding 23S rRNA (uracil(1939)-C(5))-methyltransferase RlmD encodes MAYIVNKNDRLTVYVEDLTHDGSGVAKVDGYPLFIPNALPGEEVEVQVMKPMKKYGFAKLIEVKKASPDRVEPPCHVFWDCGGCQLQHLSYEAQLVQKRKTVRDVMDRIGKLPHVPVHPVKGMDNPWRYRNKSQIPFSESNGETIAGFYKTRTHDIVDTDVCIIQSEEADELMSTLKHKLHELGIRAYDEINHRGMLRHLVIRKARATGELMVVLVTRTKKFPQKEAVIDVIKNVVPEVTSIMQNVNTQNTNVIFGEETILLYGKPYIVDTIGDIQFEISARSFYQINPEQTEVLYGQALEYAQLTGNETVIDAYCGIGTISLFLAKQAKEVYGVEIVPQAIEDAKRNAELNAIDNAHFEAGPAEVVIPNWYAEGKRFDVLMVDPPRKGCDEKLLETILEYKPKRIVYVSCNPATLARDLRILEEGGYRTQEVQPVEMFAQSSHVECVAWLEI; translated from the coding sequence ATGGCATATATTGTAAATAAAAACGACCGCCTTACGGTCTATGTAGAAGACTTAACTCATGATGGTTCAGGTGTTGCGAAAGTAGATGGGTATCCGCTATTCATTCCGAATGCATTGCCGGGAGAAGAAGTAGAAGTACAAGTGATGAAACCGATGAAAAAATACGGTTTTGCAAAATTAATAGAAGTGAAAAAAGCATCGCCTGACCGAGTAGAGCCGCCGTGTCATGTGTTTTGGGATTGTGGAGGCTGTCAGCTTCAACATTTGTCCTATGAAGCACAACTTGTTCAAAAGCGGAAAACCGTTCGCGATGTGATGGACCGAATTGGAAAACTACCGCATGTTCCAGTGCATCCTGTAAAAGGAATGGACAATCCTTGGCGTTACCGCAATAAATCCCAAATTCCATTTAGCGAAAGTAATGGAGAAACGATTGCAGGATTTTATAAAACACGAACGCATGATATTGTCGATACAGATGTTTGTATTATCCAGAGTGAAGAAGCAGACGAACTGATGTCTACGCTGAAACATAAGCTTCATGAATTAGGCATTCGAGCTTATGATGAAATTAACCACCGGGGAATGCTGCGTCATCTTGTTATTCGAAAAGCTCGGGCTACTGGTGAATTAATGGTCGTCCTCGTTACGCGCACTAAAAAGTTTCCGCAAAAGGAAGCGGTCATTGACGTTATTAAAAACGTTGTTCCAGAAGTTACGTCGATTATGCAAAACGTCAATACGCAAAACACGAATGTCATCTTCGGCGAGGAAACAATTTTATTATATGGAAAACCATATATCGTCGATACAATCGGAGATATACAATTTGAGATTTCCGCACGTTCTTTTTATCAAATAAACCCTGAACAAACGGAAGTATTATACGGACAAGCATTAGAATACGCTCAGCTTACAGGCAATGAAACCGTGATTGATGCATACTGTGGTATCGGCACAATTTCATTGTTTTTAGCTAAACAAGCAAAAGAAGTATACGGTGTCGAAATTGTTCCACAAGCGATTGAAGATGCGAAACGAAATGCAGAATTGAATGCGATTGATAATGCCCATTTTGAAGCAGGTCCCGCAGAAGTCGTCATTCCAAATTGGTATGCAGAAGGGAAGCGCTTTGACGTACTCATGGTCGATCCACCGCGTAAAGGTTGCGATGAAAAATTATTAGAAACAATATTAGAATATAAACCAAAACGAATCGTTTATGTATCGTGTAATCCAGCGACACTCGCCAGGGATTTACGAATCCTGGAAGAGGGAGGATATCGTACGCAGGAAGTGCAACCGGTTGAAATGTTTGCTCAAAGCAGCCATGTCGAGTGTGTAGCTTGGTTGGAGATTTAG
- a CDS encoding sensor domain-containing diguanylate cyclase, protein MIIEFLMYLFGIAILFTIGLQLKKFWKRLKQRIDYLKTIEHLVENSKDIIYYCEVKPEFKYRYISPAIETLLSPTLIEDSMKNPRRAFEIIHPDDYHILVKKEAGELDFSKPIIQRWRNDDGEYICFEEYATPIYKDGKMVALQGIIRNINDKVILQQQLEYRATHDSLTDLHNREHFETQVGIFDKAEDVPIAIVICDVDELKYVNDTYGHKVGDQLIKETAILLKEFATDDVIVARIGGDEFAIILVQTNPQYVEWMLDEIQLKIDVFNHNEGALFEIELSKGYAFSHSSIGKMDELFVKADNEMYKDKNNKRTHLLIG, encoded by the coding sequence GTGATCATAGAATTCTTAATGTACTTGTTTGGTATTGCCATTCTCTTTACGATTGGTTTACAACTAAAGAAGTTTTGGAAACGGTTAAAACAGCGAATAGATTATTTAAAAACAATCGAGCATTTAGTCGAAAATTCCAAAGACATCATTTACTATTGTGAAGTTAAACCAGAGTTTAAATATCGATATATTAGTCCGGCAATCGAGACGTTGTTGAGCCCCACCTTGATTGAGGATAGCATGAAAAATCCAAGAAGGGCCTTTGAAATTATTCATCCGGATGATTATCATATTTTGGTAAAAAAAGAGGCTGGCGAACTCGATTTTAGCAAGCCCATTATTCAAAGGTGGAGAAATGATGACGGAGAATATATTTGTTTTGAAGAATATGCGACGCCAATTTATAAAGACGGTAAAATGGTCGCACTCCAAGGCATCATTCGTAATATTAATGACAAAGTAATCCTGCAACAGCAATTGGAGTATAGAGCAACGCATGATAGTTTGACGGACCTGCATAACCGTGAACATTTTGAAACACAAGTCGGTATATTCGATAAAGCCGAAGACGTACCTATCGCCATTGTGATTTGTGATGTAGATGAACTGAAATATGTAAATGATACGTATGGACATAAAGTAGGGGATCAATTGATAAAAGAAACGGCAATACTCCTAAAAGAATTCGCTACTGATGATGTCATCGTAGCAAGAATTGGAGGGGACGAATTCGCTATAATTCTCGTACAGACGAATCCTCAATACGTTGAATGGATGTTGGATGAGATTCAATTAAAAATCGACGTTTTCAATCACAATGAAGGCGCATTGTTTGAAATAGAATTATCAAAAGGCTATGCGTTTAGTCATTCATCCATTGGCAAAATGGATGAGTTATTTGTGAAAGCAGACAATGAGATGTATAAGGATAAAAATAATAAACGAACTCACTTATTGATAGGGTGA
- a CDS encoding HEAT repeat domain-containing protein, producing MKFYDLTKEERKQRTIEIQDSIRDEITSKDLNDMTLLFDHKDTYFRRAAYLAVGRIYREKPTILDDILQCLNQLFQNKSERIRQTVINSCGEIAMNDFECVQAFFDKGMVDHHHSVRNAVVGSLKKAGEKNPDEILPYCKVSIVSSNVEIRRLACHGLELRGREHPEDIIDILKLLQYEENKRVKDMLIHVLGQISYKKGCLFYVSKQVETWDNKEIYPLYKEETIEVHGRYERFSEFTQAEVISYFETSKG from the coding sequence ATGAAATTTTATGATTTGACAAAAGAAGAAAGAAAACAAAGAACTATAGAAATTCAAGATAGCATCCGCGATGAAATAACTAGCAAAGATTTGAACGACATGACCTTACTTTTTGACCATAAAGATACATACTTCCGAAGAGCTGCATACTTAGCTGTTGGGCGAATATATCGTGAAAAGCCTACAATACTTGATGATATTTTACAATGTCTGAATCAATTATTTCAAAATAAGAGTGAGCGAATTCGTCAAACCGTTATAAATTCCTGTGGGGAAATTGCAATGAATGATTTTGAATGTGTGCAAGCATTTTTTGATAAAGGAATGGTAGATCACCATCACTCAGTTAGAAATGCAGTTGTCGGTTCACTAAAAAAAGCTGGGGAGAAAAATCCAGATGAAATATTGCCATATTGCAAAGTGAGTATTGTATCGTCAAATGTAGAAATACGTAGATTGGCCTGTCATGGTCTAGAACTTCGCGGACGTGAGCATCCGGAAGACATCATTGATATTTTGAAGTTGCTCCAATACGAGGAAAATAAACGTGTAAAGGATATGCTTATTCATGTATTAGGGCAGATTAGCTATAAAAAAGGATGCTTATTTTATGTGTCCAAGCAAGTGGAAACTTGGGATAACAAAGAAATCTATCCGTTGTACAAGGAAGAGACGATAGAGGTGCATGGTAGGTATGAAAGGTTTAGTGAATTTACGCAAGCCGAAGTCATCTCTTATTTTGAAACTAGTAAAGGGTGA
- a CDS encoding DUF346 domain-containing protein — MYRYLYQAPHYYNLPHLYANHPYMYANQQQAFANQQQAFANPQHMAVNQPQSISNQRPNAQEIMQILRSQHSNLYAELDQAGMPRAITDYLFRLVVNYTLNQANTNQTAPQIYNQIQRQFPWLNLLYRQFNIPQNVVDRILVRVIQITLNELGNGGQQPGRDWIGWEDLGGVLTSAPTVASWQPNRLDVFARGTDQSLYHKWWDGRSWSNWETLGGVLTSAPAAVSWGPNRIDVFVRGTDNSLYHKWWDGSRWSDWESLGGTLTSGPAVSSRRPNQLDVFVRGTNQRLYKKTWNGSRWEDWEDLGGTLTSEPAAVSWGPNRIDVFARGQNQDLIHKWWNGSNWSNWESLGGVLTSGPAVSSSRPNQLDVFVRGTDQRLYKRTWNGSRWVDWEDLGGSITSAPAAVSWGPNRVDVFARGENQNLIHLYRGR; from the coding sequence TTGTATAGATATTTATATCAAGCACCACATTATTATAATCTACCGCATCTATATGCGAATCATCCGTATATGTATGCAAATCAACAACAGGCATTTGCAAATCAACAACAGGCATTTGCAAATCCACAGCACATGGCAGTGAATCAACCACAATCAATTTCGAATCAACGCCCAAATGCGCAGGAAATTATGCAAATACTTCGTTCGCAGCACAGCAACTTATATGCAGAGCTAGATCAAGCCGGGATGCCTCGGGCGATAACTGATTATTTATTTCGTCTCGTAGTCAACTACACACTCAACCAGGCAAACACCAATCAAACTGCACCCCAAATCTACAATCAAATTCAGCGCCAATTCCCATGGTTAAATCTACTGTATAGGCAATTTAATATCCCGCAAAATGTAGTCGATCGAATCCTAGTGAGGGTCATCCAAATCACGTTGAATGAACTTGGAAACGGCGGCCAACAACCTGGTCGCGACTGGATAGGATGGGAAGACCTTGGGGGCGTATTAACATCAGCACCTACAGTCGCTTCTTGGCAACCCAATCGACTCGATGTATTTGCAAGAGGTACGGACCAAAGCCTGTATCACAAATGGTGGGATGGTCGAAGTTGGAGCAATTGGGAAACGCTTGGCGGCGTATTAACGTCAGCGCCTGCTGCAGTTTCCTGGGGACCGAATCGAATTGATGTTTTCGTAAGAGGAACCGACAATAGTTTATACCATAAATGGTGGGATGGAAGTCGTTGGAGTGATTGGGAAAGTCTTGGCGGTACCCTAACGAGTGGCCCTGCTGTTTCGTCACGCCGTCCGAATCAACTCGATGTATTTGTAAGGGGTACAAATCAAAGACTGTATAAAAAAACGTGGAATGGTTCTCGCTGGGAGGATTGGGAAGACCTAGGCGGCACACTAACTTCTGAACCAGCGGCTGTATCTTGGGGACCAAACCGCATCGATGTATTTGCAAGAGGACAAAACCAAGATTTAATTCACAAATGGTGGAATGGATCTAATTGGAGTAATTGGGAAAGCCTTGGCGGGGTATTGACAAGTGGTCCTGCTGTTTCTTCAAGCCGTCCAAATCAACTCGATGTATTTGTAAGAGGAACAGATCAAAGACTGTATAAAAGAACATGGAATGGTTCTCGTTGGGTAGACTGGGAGGACCTAGGAGGATCCATAACGTCAGCTCCTGCAGCCGTGTCTTGGGGACCAAACAGAGTTGATGTATTTGCTAGGGGAGAAAACCAAAACCTTATCCATTTGTACCGTGGGCGTTAA
- a CDS encoding cupin domain-containing protein gives MYYYPYGVQYQNPYYVNAHAHAHAQMYNYGGQYGYWNTPGHVGQRDFNDYDDDYDEIISLRDYGPRPFVVDINEATKQNNTFRTALWTGSHLQLTLMSLRAGEDIGLEMHSNLDQFLRVEEGNGVVRMGSTQNNLDFVRYIEDDSAILIPAGTWHNITNTGNTPLKLYSIYAPPEHPRGTVHTTKNDAMEAEAEYGHGH, from the coding sequence ATTTACTATTATCCGTATGGGGTTCAATATCAAAATCCTTATTATGTCAATGCGCATGCCCACGCCCATGCCCAAATGTATAACTATGGTGGACAGTATGGATACTGGAATACGCCAGGTCATGTAGGACAAAGAGACTTCAATGATTATGATGATGATTATGATGAAATAATATCCTTAAGAGATTATGGACCAAGACCGTTTGTAGTGGATATTAATGAAGCAACCAAACAAAACAATACGTTCCGCACGGCATTGTGGACTGGATCACATTTACAATTGACGTTAATGAGTCTTCGTGCTGGTGAAGACATTGGATTAGAAATGCATTCAAACTTAGATCAATTTTTACGTGTTGAAGAAGGCAACGGTGTCGTACGAATGGGAAGTACTCAAAATAACTTAGATTTTGTGAGGTATATTGAAGACGACTCTGCGATTCTCATTCCTGCTGGAACCTGGCATAATATAACGAACACAGGAAATACGCCACTTAAGCTTTACTCAATCTATGCACCTCCAGAACACCCGCGTGGCACTGTCCATACTACAAAAAATGATGCGATGGAAGCGGAAGCGGAGTATGGGCACGGTCATTAA
- a CDS encoding spore coat protein — MLQDKEMVSDYLAGINASLTGYANMISQANNSELRQTLINMRNQDESRQRVIYQYALGKGYYTPAAPASQEVIQQVKAQLSSPQ, encoded by the coding sequence ATGTTACAAGATAAAGAAATGGTTAGCGATTATTTAGCTGGAATAAATGCAAGTCTCACTGGATATGCAAATATGATATCTCAAGCGAATAACTCAGAACTACGTCAAACTTTAATAAACATGAGAAACCAAGATGAATCAAGACAAAGAGTTATCTATCAATATGCACTTGGAAAAGGTTACTATACACCAGCTGCCCCAGCTTCCCAAGAAGTCATTCAACAAGTAAAAGCCCAGTTATCTTCTCCACAATAA
- a CDS encoding FAD-dependent oxidoreductase gives MSKKILIVGGVAGGASAAARVRRLDEQAEVIMFEKGPHVSFSNCALPYHLSGVVENSDDLVLMSPETFKKRYNIEARVSQEVVAINRDAKTIIVKNVLTNETYEESYDKLVLSTGAAPIRPNIEGVHNDNVFTVRNVVDIQNLNTFIQHRGLKDIAVIGGGFIGVEVAENLKKAGYNVSLVEFANQIMMPLDHDMVQILHKEMVDNGVHLILNDGLDKIGEGYIQTQSGKEVKADAVVMAIGVRPEVTLAQKADLEIGSTGAIKVDHNYLTNDKDIYAVGDAIEVYHKLTHTPTRLALAGPAQKQARAAADHMYGIPNQNKGVIGSSSMHLFSLNTASTGLNERMAENAGIRYDSVYIIPADKVGLMPNSSPMHFKLVYEVPTGKLLGAQAIGKGNVDKRIDVIAAMITMNGTLEDLKDLELSYSPMMGTAKDVVNHAALVALNQLYGRYKEVKVSQVRALVENNAFIIDAREQGEYNRGHLKNAVNIPLSEFRDRLDEIPKDQPVYIHCRSGQRSYNMVIALENLGYKNVYNISGSYLGISLHEYYNDLVAGREKIVTEYNFK, from the coding sequence ATGAGTAAAAAGATATTGATTGTTGGTGGAGTTGCAGGAGGAGCTTCCGCAGCGGCTCGAGTAAGAAGGTTAGATGAACAAGCCGAAGTGATTATGTTTGAAAAGGGACCACATGTATCTTTCTCAAACTGCGCCCTTCCTTATCATTTGAGCGGTGTTGTAGAAAATAGTGATGACCTTGTATTAATGTCACCAGAAACGTTCAAAAAAAGATACAATATCGAAGCTAGAGTTAGCCAAGAAGTTGTGGCAATTAATCGAGATGCGAAGACCATTATAGTTAAAAATGTACTAACTAATGAAACGTATGAAGAAAGCTATGATAAGTTGGTGCTTTCTACTGGAGCAGCACCAATTCGTCCAAACATAGAAGGCGTTCATAACGATAATGTATTTACAGTACGTAACGTCGTGGATATCCAAAACTTAAATACATTTATTCAACATCGTGGTCTAAAAGATATTGCCGTGATAGGCGGTGGATTTATTGGTGTTGAAGTCGCTGAGAACTTAAAAAAGGCAGGATACAATGTTTCTTTAGTTGAATTTGCGAATCAGATTATGATGCCATTAGATCATGACATGGTGCAAATCTTGCATAAAGAAATGGTAGACAATGGTGTTCATTTAATTTTAAATGACGGTTTGGATAAAATCGGCGAGGGCTATATTCAAACTCAATCAGGGAAAGAAGTAAAGGCAGATGCTGTTGTCATGGCAATTGGTGTAAGACCTGAAGTTACTTTAGCACAAAAAGCAGACCTTGAAATTGGCAGTACAGGCGCGATTAAAGTAGACCATAATTATTTAACGAACGATAAAGATATTTATGCAGTAGGAGATGCGATTGAAGTTTATCACAAACTCACACATACACCTACGCGACTCGCATTAGCAGGTCCAGCGCAAAAGCAAGCAAGAGCAGCGGCAGACCATATGTATGGAATCCCGAACCAAAATAAAGGAGTCATTGGCTCATCTTCTATGCATTTATTTAGTCTCAATACAGCGTCAACAGGATTAAATGAGCGTATGGCTGAAAATGCTGGCATTCGCTATGATTCTGTTTATATTATTCCGGCAGATAAAGTTGGTTTAATGCCAAATAGTAGTCCGATGCATTTTAAATTAGTGTATGAAGTGCCAACAGGGAAATTATTAGGTGCCCAGGCGATTGGTAAGGGAAATGTTGATAAACGAATTGACGTCATTGCGGCGATGATTACAATGAATGGAACTTTAGAGGATTTAAAAGATCTAGAACTATCTTATTCCCCGATGATGGGAACAGCAAAAGATGTCGTCAATCATGCGGCATTAGTGGCGCTCAATCAATTATACGGAAGATATAAAGAGGTTAAAGTGTCACAGGTTCGTGCGTTAGTGGAAAATAATGCTTTCATTATTGATGCAAGAGAACAAGGCGAATACAATCGGGGCCATCTAAAAAATGCAGTCAATATTCCATTAAGTGAATTTAGAGACCGTCTAGATGAAATTCCAAAAGATCAACCTGTTTATATCCACTGCCGTTCAGGACAGCGCAGTTATAACATGGTCATTGCGTTAGAAAACTTAGGCTACAAAAATGTGTACAACATTTCGGGTTCTTATTTAGGCATCAGCCTGCATGAATACTACAATGATTTAGTTGCTGGAAGAGAGAAGATTGTTACGGAATACAATTTTAAATAA
- a CDS encoding rhodanese-like domain-containing protein gives MDIIQWLIIILLVVFIMRRFLPTKGVTNLSVQETKGKLKDKQVQFIDVRTPGEYKANHQSQFKNIPLGDLARKADQLDKNKEVVVICQSGMRSARAASILKKQGFEKIYNVTGGMGAWR, from the coding sequence ATGGACATCATTCAATGGTTAATCATTATCCTGTTAGTTGTATTTATTATGAGACGTTTCCTGCCAACAAAAGGCGTTACGAATCTATCCGTGCAAGAAACGAAAGGTAAATTGAAAGATAAACAAGTGCAATTTATTGATGTACGTACACCTGGTGAATATAAAGCGAACCACCAGTCGCAGTTTAAAAATATTCCTCTCGGGGACTTAGCGAGAAAAGCTGACCAACTAGATAAAAACAAAGAAGTCGTTGTGATTTGTCAAAGTGGCATGAGAAGTGCAAGGGCAGCATCGATTCTTAAAAAGCAAGGCTTTGAAAAGATTTATAATGTGACAGGCGGTATGGGTGCTTGGCGATAA
- a CDS encoding rhodanese-like domain-containing protein, which yields MTKQITPDEVNQRIQNGDTISIIDVRESAELLSGKIPGAQNISFTQLALRKNDLDKETNYVVVCQSGNRSKAACGILEALGFNAINMTGGMNDWRGELE from the coding sequence GTGACCAAACAAATCACGCCGGATGAAGTAAATCAGCGTATACAAAACGGTGATACCATCTCTATTATTGATGTTCGCGAATCGGCTGAGTTACTCAGCGGGAAAATTCCTGGCGCACAAAACATTTCTTTCACTCAACTAGCATTGCGTAAAAATGATTTGGATAAAGAAACAAACTATGTCGTTGTTTGCCAATCCGGAAATCGCAGTAAAGCTGCTTGTGGAATATTAGAAGCACTTGGATTCAACGCAATAAATATGACAGGCGGAATGAATGATTGGCGAGGCGAACTGGAGTAA